CCAAAAAACACGTAGTCATATAATCTATCACATCATATAAACGTGACAGCTAAAAACACGTGCATTATTTAATCGATTGCCAAAAAACACGTGGCATTCTTTAATCTAAACATATATCTAGATCATCTAAATGAATGGAAATAGTTTAGAACTTTATGGTAGTGTAAAGAAAACATATGTAACTTAAAAAACAAAGTGCGAAAATATATTACTTTCCTCCCCTCCTCTCCAACTTTAAAGGAAAACTAAGAAAGTTTAAGGAAAGTTAAAAGAGAAATCAAACTTCTTTTGCTGTGTTTGCCAATTTCTCAATTTTATGGCCTTGCTTCGCAGATCGTACAAAGAATCTCAAGTCAGAAAATGATAAGAAGtgaaaagaaaacaacaataatgagcTATATTGGTTTTACGATCCTTAAAAAGGTaaatatgtgtatgtatatctTAAAAATGTTTATCTTCAAAAGTAAATAAGACACAATTACTTAATCGTGCTAGTTTCTTGCCCTCGAATTAACTTTGCCAACTTTTTAAATCACGTATTATATCATGCAATTGGTAAATAGATATTGGCGCATAAACACTCAATATATCTCTTTATTGTGTATCACATATATAGTAATGTATGCAATAGAATACCAATGTAAATTGTTTATGAACCAATTTCAAATGATCTAGCTAGCTAACTCCATGTATATATTAACCTTAAACAAATATAGttacaaaaataatttgtaaGTAACACAAGcttcccttcttcttttttagtttttaagttCTTTACCTTCGGGCCAGAAGGCCCCCTTCTCCATCGAGAAGTCCTCATACTCTGACACTGATCACAAGTTTTTGCGTAGGACATAAATTTCGAAGCAAAGGAGGACTCATCACTCGTCTCCATCTCGGCCTCCTTCGATTCAACTTCCGTGCTTTCCTCGGATGCACCCACCTTAGAATCCTTTGTGATTGTGGATTCATTCACCTCAAGGCTCATTGCGGATTCTTCCATTCTCACTGCACTTTCACCAGTGTAAGGGTGGCACTAATACTTGCCAAGTACGTACTAATCAGTTGCAACAAGGAGAAAGAGATATTAATGTAACCAAGAATTAAGTATATATGTGAAAGATAAACAAGGGAGgggggtggtggaggaggaggaggatgagaaggAAAAATAACGTGCTCACTAAATTCCACATTGGGCAACTTTTCTGTTGGGGTCAGTGTGCCGTGGTGGTTCGCACGTGTCAGTATAATGCATGGTTTGGTGTGGAGACCTCGTGTAACTTGTGTTCACGGTTGGCCAACTTGTACGTGAAGAGATGCTTGCGTTTATATATGAAGTGTGAAATATATGGTTCGGGTGGCTCGGATCAAACTAGCTTGAACTGTATGGATTCGTGGTCCGAGTCAGAGTAGTACATATTGGTTCGCTTTATCTAGGAAGTATTTAATAATTAGTTGGATATAATTAAGTGAGGATATGTGTATTTAATAATCAGTAGAGTTATTACAAAACATAATTCAAGGCTATTTATTCTCACCTCAATGATGTTTCCTCcgaactgaccgtccctagagcaagtgacaaagggcttgatggttggtacccgaggttccaagttcgaattctagttgaatcacatttccagttaagtttatttctaaatgaaataaacgaagcgggaaGTGTGATACCCATctcttaaaaaaacaaaaaaatgatgTTTCCTCCGACAGCATTACCAGCAAAAGTTTCAGCGAAGCCAATACGTGCGACACAACTAGCCTTGGAGAGGGAATAACCATATGGCAAATTCAGGGAGGGTGCATATAAATAAAACTTAATTTGTTAGGTGTAGTTTAGAAGAGCAGTATTTAATTACACCCGTTTTGATGTTACGAAGGACTCAAACATTCGCAAAATGCTTTGAAACTTCTCTCGTGTAATGATACAAAAGAGACGAGGGGCTCCTGGAGATACAAACGGCAATTCatgagtttctttttcttttttcttttttcttttttctttgttgtgtCCGAGAAACGTTCAAACAAAAACGGGGTTAGACACTTTCGCATAGAAGAAAATCGTGGGCCGGGTGAATTTTTCAAGGCCTTTGATTTGTAGGCCCACTAACTCCCACTTATACCGGAACCGGACTTGATGGGCTGGGCCCACTAATGTGACTGGGCCTTATGGGCAATAATCTCATATTCAACCGGATCCGGATCCACGTCTCAACCGTTGAGAGTAATAATGATTAAATATCCGGACCCGACTCAgaattgatttattttattttttttttattttattacctGGACAATATGTTGTGCCCTAAGCCGAGCACGATTTAAAATAAGGGGTCCCCATCCAAATACGGTCGAACATGGTTTTAAGCTAAATTtcaaaaaacaaatcaaaaagttaaaatttgaattcaaattttatgtaTTCAAAATAGAAATGTTGTAACCTGTAGAGATAAATTAcatgtttttaaaataaactatttaaaaataagaaataacctaatataatataatttcacTATTTATATAAACTATTCATGTAAACAGGGTTATTGACCCCATTTTTCCAAAATTTCATGTATGTTCTAACCTGGATTTTCAAGTGAATAAAATAATCTGTCGGACCCAATTTTCTGGACTGAATTTTTGCCCAAATCCGATTATTTTTGTTATCGGATCCGGTCTTGCCACGCCTTCTCTCACTCCCTACATTTTTctggtggtttttttttaaaaaaaaaatctagaaatcAACTATAATTTTGCCTTTTGGTTGGCCCCACTGGTCTTAagtgtatatattttttctataaatatttgattttgcaattcaCATCGATTGTGAAGTAGTTCAAAAATACACTTCCCAAACACATTCAATTCAATGCTTGAAAGAGCCCTaaatttttcaatataaaaaattttctttttttcattctttagaATGATGGTGAAAATcgttaattaaagaaatatatgTCAAGATGTTTGCTTGATGGTGAATTTATCGATATTTCAGAAAAAAGTTAATGAATTGTCAGATTTTTCTTAACTTTAAAAGCATGAAATTAAAGATGAATATGGTTCGACAGCGTTGTCCGTTGCATTGCAACTTCTGATCAAAATGTAAATCGATATTGTTAAATGTGATCTTAATGATTTTTATGTACTATTGTGAAATCTCTCGAGTAGAAAACTATATCTAATTCTTGGTTGGcgtaaccgaccgtccctaaagcaagtggcaaaggacttgacagttggtatccgagacccaagttcgaatactagttgattcacattttcagctaagtttatttctaaataaaataaacgaagcggctcacaaaaaacaaaaaacaaaaaaagaaaagaaaattgagcATTTATAGCTAGCATGGACAAGGAAAATTCAAGGACCACATAGTATTCAAACCCCAAAATTAATAAGTTGAGTCCAAACACGTgagaaatataacatataagagaaaaaaaaagggctcaacttaaaaataagaaaaagaaaaaaaaaaaaaacaacatgaCAATCAACAGTTCCTAATgtaagtgacaaaaaatttaatgattggaacaaaaagttttaagttcaaagtttaattaagatcagctaagtttatttttttaaaaaataaataaaacaaatagcatgctatcactttttcagaaaagacagaaaaaaaagggtaataTGGCAGTTTATTAAATGAGAAAGGACCAACGGGGGAAGTTGTCGACAAATGAGAACCGTTGGTGATCTATCCCACCATCGACAAAAGTTGCCGAAAGTGCAtgaagataaaaacaaaaaagaaaaaaaaagaaagaaaagagagggaaagagatgTTTGTCTCCTCAAGTCTCACATCTTTGTTCTCATTCCCATTAATATTGTTTTGTTGCACCTTTCCTTATTATTGTGCTAAAATAATATAACTCTATAGGAGTATAGGGTTAATGATCTTATCGAATTAGTAAGAATAATGAAACCCAATTGGCACGctattaatcaaataatttactAGTGGTAAGTGGCACGAATCACTTCCGAGTGGCTCTAATTAACTTGTTTAATGGTTATTAttcctatttttattattttttcgaatGGTTATTCTTTCTTTTACATGTTGCGTaaagctttatatatattatgacttaatttttgtcatttttcatCAGCAAATTAAAACTCACACTATTTTCGGCGTGGAGGAGATTAAAAACAAGATTTTAAGGCCCAAAAATAAAAGCAGTACTACTAAGTTGGTTTTCCTCCTTCTACCCGGCCTAGAGATTCAGAATCTGTTGAATAGAGTTTctgatttgttttatttttgtacataGATGTGTATGGttaataatcaaattaatgCAGGTGCACATTGTAGCACATTGTAGCAACTTATATACCCAAATAAAATCCGCTGTGTAAGTGTTAATGGAAATACACAAAAAGTTGAATAAAGGATTTACTCAGAGCCAGCAtagagaataatatatatatatgagcactTCAACTTATATCTTTATTATCCaacaaaaatatgataaataaaattatatatacatatatatatactcatctTTAGCCTTGGTAATTAACGTCTACTAATTAAGCTGGCAACTTGCTAAgagttttatattaattatatgtttACTAAAGCAATCTGTGTTGTACTCTACATGGGCATAAAAAGGGGAAAGGGTGGTTCTTAATTAAGAGTTGATACaagatgctatatatatatgatgccATGGCATTCAAAGTCCCACACGTACATAACATGTACAGATGCCGGAAACAtctatgcatgcatgcatgcatgtataatGCTTAATTAGCTTTGTTTTGTACTAATTAGACAACCCATATATATGTTTGTACCAAAGTGCCTACTAACTAAGATTCCTTTTGTAAATTTAAGCTTGAATATCTATAGTATATATCTTGTCTAAGAAGCAAACATAAATGTACTTTGTGTTCACTACTCTAGTTTAAGATATTCTTAATTAATTGCCATGTAGCTAGTACAACTTTTTGTTAGACAATTCATTCATTAATCTCGGGATAGAGTGGGCCAAAATATTCCAAGGACTCTATATATTAGCCCTCTCGTCACCTTTTGATCTTAGGAAATGCCAAGGCCACGAGTGTCTTGTTGTTTTACCATCATTGGGAACAAATTAAAAAGCGATCGAACACTGCATTAATTAACGCAATATTAGTGCGTTTCTGATAAGGATCTGATTGTGCTAATTAAAGCTCAGTCCACACTGTACGTACTAGCTAGTCAAGCTAACGAAGACTTATTAAGGGTGTAACTAGTCAAGGCCATTCATAGAGTTACATCGATCTATAGGATTACGTAGATGTGCACTTATCGAACGATATTTAGATAGCGACATTGCAGCATTATTTATACTAGTCTAGTTATGAACATGAAAAGTAATAAAgaatttatttagttaaaatatagacggaacatatatattataagactTATTTGGACGTTTAGCTGGAACATAGCTGGGaactaagaaaaaagaaaaccttgTTAACATACAGTGAATGTGTCGCTGTCCCAACGTGAATTCTCATAGCCTCGTGTGTGGAAGTTCGAGAAAACAAAAACCTACTCTCGGACAAAAAAAATCCTCCTCATGCAAGCATGACAGCGAGAGAGATTGATGgaagccaaaaaaagaaaataaaaaaaggatcGGTCGTTTACAATGTAGGCTGATTCCATTTCGTCCCAAATCAATCCAAACAGATAAGAAAAACTGTTAAATTAAAGCTTTTTTGATATAACTACAAATCTTACATTAATTCTTTCAGACTTAATTTTCTTCCACTTTTTAATTCTTTACACAATCGATATATCGTCATTACAGATGACTAATCAAGATAAGtacaattaatattataatataatgctCAAGTAGTGGAAAGGAATGTGAACTCGAGCCATGCTAGTTGGTGTCGATTGTTTTTGATTCAACAACTGTCCAATACcatttcgaaaattttttaatgcaTCAAATTGTACGTACCATAGCTAGATTTACACGGAACAATGAATTAGAACGGGATATGCTACAAATTGAACCTTTTCCAACATGGTGACGTGGAGGGAATTTCCCACGGTGTACTAAAACCTTTATTGGTGAGATAATTGCATTTCACTTCATATGAAGatatcaaataacaaatatatttttataaaatttgtgttATCAAATTTGTCTTTCCAAAAGTCCTCCCGTCTACACATATATCCTTAATTCCTTATGTTACTAAAATTTAGAtaaccataaattttttttctttgagagagatagataacacgctacccgcttcgtttattttatttaaaaataaacttagctggaaatgtgaatcaactaggattcgaacttgggacgtcgggtaccaaccatcaaacacTTTACCACtcgctctaggaacggtcggtataACTGTGAGTTAAAAAAGCTAACCACATATAGCTAAgggataaaataatttttttactatttatatatataatttgtatttcaaTGTTGAGTTTCGTCGTCTTTTTCATCATCTTCTCTTTATCCATAGCGACGGAAAAATTTACGACAGCGGCAACATCGAAGACGAGGCCCTCAATTGCAGCAAAAATGAGATATGCTGCATGTGCTGCCGCGAAGGcggggagagagaaaaaaaaaatagttttttgtaTAGACAAATTTATAAGGACAATATAGTCAATTTGTGCACCCACCGTTAATGCATAAACTAGCGGTAAATCAAACGACAGGAATATATATGAACGAATTAGAACTTTTGGAtagatatatttacaaattagagaaatttttaaagaatagatCTGATCATTTAAGTTTTGTAGAAATTTTTATgctatattatacttttatatggactgatataaaattaaccccTTGGtggtaaaaagataaaaaaccaGCAACGAGATAATTGGCACCAACGGTAATAAATTATTGGCGGGAAATTGAAGGGTCAAGTGTGAACAGTTTTGCACATCTTTAAGCGTTTGCGGGCCCACAAAACCGCTTCGAATTGCTTCATACGTTCAAGATCCGACCTTTGAGCTCCTTCGATCGCCTCCTCCGCCACTCCTATAAATACCTTATTACACATTCTCTTGTAACACCTTAGCTCAATaagtatatatttatacttatttatatatatctccacctaactagtttttttttatttttgggtaaGAAAGTTGAGATTTTGAAGGTGTTTTACGCATTCAAAATCTCAAAAACCAGTAAAGATCGAAACTTTTAGTGTTTTAAAACTCTGGGTGGATTTTTCAGTTTAGTAAAAGAAGAATGATTTTGCCATGCAAGGGGTTAATTATTGCGTGGAAATATTGTTTGGTGCTGGAGAAACTGCGTGTTGAGAAAAGTTTCTATTTTTGGATATTTCAAATCTTCAATAGGTACAGTTTGGGCACTTAGATTTGCAAACTTTGCAATATTTtgccttttttctttaaaattttggctTTTGGGGATTCTGGGTGTTTCCAAGATCtagcttctttttcttttctttttcttcaatttgaactctttcggaaaaaaaaaaaaaaaaaaaactcttttgaaaagtaaaaaaataaaataaaaatcaaatatgaGTTCGATGACACTCCCTCCTGGTTTTCGATTCCATCCAACCGACGACGAGTTGGTCGGATATTACTTAAAACGGAAAGTAGATGGGCTGAAGATCGAGCTCGAAGTCATTCCGGTGATCGATTTATACAAGTTTGAACCCTGGGAGTTACCAGGTATATAAAATGTGACTGCTAAATGCCTGTTGAAATGCCACTATTGTATTACTTGTTGCTATTATAAAGCTTGAATCATATGTCCTTCTATAGatatatttctctcttgctGAATTTATGTTTCATCATGTTTCTTACTTAAGGCTTCACTTGGTGCAAGCATTAATCCAATGCTGAGCTAGTTTTTTCAGTTACTTTAGCTCACATTTGCACCTGCAACTTATTCTGACTTCATGGTTCATGTTAGTTTTGTTTAAATCAAATGATCATAAGAAAAAGGGTAGAGATTGGCCAAATAAGATCAAGAACAGTAGTCGAAAACTCATGGAGCTATCGAAGTTTCCCATTCTGAGTGGCAGATCCtcccttttccttctttttgacCAAACTTCAAATCTAAATGCCTGATGTGACCTTTGTGCAAATTTCAACAaagtgcatgcatgcatggcataGCCCTCTTTTCTGACAtttaaaaagagaagaagaaattaTAGTTTGATGAATTCACTTTTCAATTGGCCGAGGGACCACAGGCCATCAAGAGTAGTTGAAAAGAGTGGCTCAGCATGGCTTCTAGAAGAGCATCTCGACAGCGCATAGCAATAGCCAGTCATTAATTAGCAAACAACATATTTGGAACATTTGCTTTCTGGAAAGGGAATATATGTCTTCTACGCTCCAAAAGAGGAAATTTCGACTTGAAACTTTTGTTTCAATTGCAAAATGAAACTATTGGCCAGAAATGCAAAAGTTGTTAGTGCTTTCTCGAATAGAGAGTTTTATCCTCAAGAAAATATCATTTTGGAGCCTTCTCGTGAATTAGTAAAGAAGCTTGCAATTATTTATAGATGACTATAATCATTTATTCTTCATTAAAATGCTTTTAATTTGCATTAAGATTTGGTGGTTCTTATTATCTGAGATATGATTGCAGACAAATCATTCCTCCCGAAAAAAGATATGGAGTGGTTTTTCTTCTGTCCGCGAGACCGTAAATACCCAAATGGCTCCCGCACAAACAGAGCTACATTGTCTGGATATTGGAAAGCAACTGGAAAAGACCGCAAAATTGCATGCGAAAATTCTATTTATGGCCTCAggaaaaccctagttttttaTCGGGGAAGGGCTCCTGGGGGCGAAAGAACTGATTGGATCATGCATGAATACCGCCTCTGTGAAGATCTCTCTCAAGGATCCTCAAATTTTCTGGTATTAAATTTCATTCTGACTGACGAacttacatatacatatatatatatatatgtatatacatatacatatatataggtaaAATGCATGTATAGCTCGTGTAATTGCAACCGAGTTAAAAACGTTTTCACTTAAACACATTAGTTCCTGCACTTTCTCATAGTTCAGGACTTGAACATTTTGACCTGTTTTCCTATATGAACTGTCACTAACATGGCTAGTTATGAACTAATGCTGATTGTTGCAATGTTGTCTTTAGGGAGCATTTGCTTTGTGCCATATAGTGAAGAGAAATGATCATGGACAAAAAGGAGGCGGTTTCTGTGGAGAATTCAGAGCTAAAAAATACCCAAAAGAGTGCCACAGTAATGCCTCAAGTAGCTCAGAAGAAAATTCAATTCACGTAACAGATCAATCAAGCATCAGTAACGGCTCAACCCCTATCACCGCTAGTCCACAAATTCAGAGGGAAACTGACCTACCGCCGGTAGCAGCAGGCATTGATCAAAATGACTACGGGACCCCACATCCTACTTCAGATCCCCCAAAGGTATAAAATGCATTCATGAGCATCACAAGTTGTCCATTAATGTATGATACTCTGTACGTGTAGTGAAACGAAAAGAAAGAATAACTTTAAACAAATTTCCAACAGAATAATTACTTGCTTATGCTAAAATGTAGCGACCCAAACCAGTGCACACATACTAGCTACTTATTAGGCCTGTGCCATGTGGACCAAAATGCTTTGGCCCAAGCTTCTACTAATAATGCGGTAGCTCTTATATATGAAACATTATCTCCTCAATTATCCAATGAGGGACTACTAAGGTGCGACAATATAATAGCTAAGTTATAGTCTCTaacagttttaaatttaaatatattattcctATCATTATCAATTAACTTTCGCAGCATTCTCTGCAGAAAGAAGGCGTTTCTCAGCATGTGGTTTCCAGTTTGGAAGAACAGTACATGCTTTGGAATCATTCTCATGTGTCCTCTCTCAACTTCACAGAGAATGCTTATTTTAGCAATGAACTTCATGGTAATGGAGACCTACCATCTTTCTCGAGTCCTGTACATTGCATAGACATGTACAGTACTATGGGGGACTTCTCACATAATAGCTTCGATTGCAACACTCTACGGTATTCGGATGCATCTTCTAATGGTATAATTTAAATGAACAGTACAATCTACATGTTAGTCTTTAAATCTTTTGGTTCGCTACTAAGCTTATTGATCTTTATATCATAAATGATTCAGGTAATGAGACTTGGAACTCTTTGGTTGCTCCAGCTATCTGCAGGCAAGCGAGTGAAGGAGAGGAAGCCCATTTGTGGCTGCAGGAAGATACTATGGTTTTTGTGATTTGAATGTGTGCATTGCTTAATTTGCTTGGATGGCTGCAAGGCTTCGCCGTAACCATTAAAGATATAGTTAAAATGGTTAGTTAAGATATATAGTTGGTAGTGTATGGCCTCTTGAGACAGCGCCTTTTAGTGTTTGTTCTCTTGGGGTATATGAAGAATAAAGTAACTCCAGAGCAACCCCTTTTAATGTATGGTTTTGGAGACCTAGCCTATTATAGTTTTGCAAGTATCTTTGAAGTTGTGCAGCTAGTATTTTATTGTGCTGCTTGCAATGTTGTGTAATAGTATGTGTTATGTATACATGCTTGCAATATCTATCTTATGGTTTGAGAATGAAGTGACTTTAAGATTGTCTTATTGAGTGTTGTAAAAACTTTGATTACTATTCTGTATCGCATTGTAAAAACTTCGATGAGTACTATTCTGTATCGCACCATAATGTGGGGTGTGCAATACGGAATCATGTAGTCATGCTTGTAAATTTCTGATGTATTGggagtgaaaagaaaaaaaaaaaaaaaaaaatcttatcctGAATGGTGGAAGAAATGTTTTCAGGTAGATGTATTGTTTGTCGAATGGTGCTACATGGTTCATTTTATGATCCAATGCTACTGTTTGGGATGGAAAATGGCAGACAAAAGCTTCGTTGTCGCACTAATATTGGTGAACAAAAATTTTGGTAGAACTGGCAATTAACAAGAACAAAAGGTGGTCGATGTAATTGTTTGTCGTATACTGCTTTCTCTGTTTAAACTAATTGGCATTTCTTATCATCACTTCATTCGCCATCTTTTGAGAAAAATTCAACTGGTTGAGTGGATCATTGAGTACCTAAAGAACTTGTGAAATTATGAAGTTTTTACGCTTAAGAAGATGACAAAGGTCTCAACAAATCAAGTTGTTAATTAGTTTCTGTACCTATTATTTAGGGCGCATCATGCATAGACTTTttgtctctctcttttcttttctttctttttttttggtcagaTTCTTGTATAAGAGAAAATCTCTTCAAAGGTTGACAAGCAATTTGATGCAACCATCACATCAGTTATCTAATTGAATGGCGGTGGAAAGAGCATCTCGCACACTAagcaaaaagaattaaaagttaaCCTGAGAGATCAATCTTTTTATACATTAATGCTACTCAAAAGTCAGAAAAGAATAAGACAAGTGCTTTGCTGAGGTCTCAGTGTTAAGATTGATGGCTTAGGGTATAAGATGAAGCATAGATGCCATTCCTCAATAACATCCTGTAGAAGGAAATGCTATGGTGTCACTCCGTGGAGGCCGAAGAATCTCAAAAAATCAGCATTTTGCTTTTATGCACTTTCTCTTAGCATTTTCTTTACAAGATAATGCAACCGACCACTACGTTCTCTTTCGAGCACTCAAATAATATTCGCGCTTACGTACTTTGTAAAAGCAAACCTACTGGAGGTCTACAGACTCCTTAGGACTTCCTTTGCTCATTGTGTTAAGCAATCTCGAGTATGTGGTAAAATTACATTCTAAAAGGAattgatgaatcaaatttgaTATGACATTTTTCTTGACATGGAAGTTTAGGAACTCGAGAGTTTTATGAATTCGAAGTTTAACTGTTTGGTTTAGCGCAAGAGTAAAAGGAGGATGACTCGAACTCTTAATTGATTAAAACATGTACGTATATAGGAAAGATTGACAGTTCAGAAGCCGTgctttgatccttgttttgtTTGATTTCACAGTTGCTGAAAATGACTGATTTGGCAGTTTCTTTGATGTAGTTTTCCTTCCGAAAATGTTTTTGCATGTTTCAGCTTGTTCGGCCGCAGTGGATTTGATGTCGTTGGCCCGCACAACCTTTGCAGCTTTATTGCAACCAGTTCAGCCGTAATGGTTTGATATCGTCGGCCCAACAGCCCCACACAATCTTTTAAGTTTGATTAACTAcgagtaaaaaatattaagggCTGTTTGAATACATGCCGTTCTCTGAGCTGTGCGAACTCACCATTGCGTGTTTATGCTTggtcaacctttttttttaaccttccTAACAACATTT
This genomic window from Ananas comosus cultivar F153 linkage group 3, ASM154086v1, whole genome shotgun sequence contains:
- the LOC109707410 gene encoding NAC domain-containing protein 83-like; its protein translation is MSSMTLPPGFRFHPTDDELVGYYLKRKVDGLKIELEVIPVIDLYKFEPWELPDKSFLPKKDMEWFFFCPRDRKYPNGSRTNRATLSGYWKATGKDRKIACENSIYGLRKTLVFYRGRAPGGERTDWIMHEYRLCEDLSQGSSNFLGAFALCHIVKRNDHGQKGGGFCGEFRAKKYPKECHSNASSSSEENSIHVTDQSSISNGSTPITASPQIQRETDLPPVAAGIDQNDYGTPHPTSDPPKKEGVSQHVVSSLEEQYMLWNHSHVSSLNFTENAYFSNELHGNGDLPSFSSPVHCIDMYSTMGDFSHNSFDCNTLRYSDASSNGNETWNSLVAPAICRQASEGEEAHLWLQEDTMVFVI